In Pelosinus sp. IPA-1, one genomic interval encodes:
- a CDS encoding UvrD-helicase domain-containing protein: protein MNDQERQEEILRLEETLEEIKKQLALSEDNCIVKQSELKETLENYWEKCGSDEAQLVETANRQRAISSLTHSTPRTLRKMLYSPYFGRIDFIEEDGSATPQEEQVYVGISTLMNEETGEFLIYDWRAPVSSMFYDFGLGKASYECSEGTIEGKITLKRQYKITNGSMQYMFNSDLKIDDEVLQEILGKSVDDKMHTIINSIQREQNQIIRDANHRALFVEGPAGSGKTSVALHRIAFLLYRDRNILNEKNVLILSPNHLFSDYISNVLPEMGEENVLRKTFYDCALESIAQLPIKLETRTFHLETVLSNGSGPEQALRADNIRFKSSRNFERIIEEYIEWMQSNLVNDYPAIEFGGQTIFAKEEWKHYYLGNLASMPVIVRLEKIKQVIEDRMRPFFKKVRKEKEAQIVAKAEEVDENTIKALARIAAREEFNSFYEKLNRLTKIIPLSEYRRLFKGSWLFARSESKADFPREWQAIQKQTLTYINNGTLPYEDIPGFIYFQGALQGFPVNRDIKHLIIDEAQDYTRLQFKILVTLFPNSTWTVVGDPAQSVHPFLNTASFKDMSEIIGTDKSIAFRLTRSYRSTKEIQAFCQAILSDPVTVEAINRSGKLPSITQIEKLQELVPNLVHAIDNIQQEGLRSIAIICKNTYQSKKIFSDLKEHVDLTLVIDEDDAFHQGIVVIPSYLAKGLEFDAVLVTNVDAINYSHKEERNILYTICTRTLHHLSLFYLGNPSPFLREMDENLYEILPSHK from the coding sequence ATGAACGACCAAGAAAGGCAAGAAGAAATTCTAAGATTAGAGGAAACCCTTGAAGAAATAAAAAAACAACTTGCGTTAAGCGAGGACAATTGTATAGTGAAACAGTCTGAGCTAAAGGAGACGCTAGAAAACTATTGGGAGAAATGCGGCAGTGATGAAGCCCAGTTGGTTGAAACAGCAAATCGTCAAAGGGCAATCTCTTCCTTGACTCACAGTACTCCTCGTACATTAAGAAAGATGCTTTACTCTCCTTATTTTGGACGTATTGATTTTATTGAAGAAGATGGAAGTGCTACGCCCCAGGAAGAGCAAGTATATGTTGGTATCTCTACTCTAATGAATGAGGAAACTGGTGAATTTCTTATTTATGATTGGCGTGCACCCGTATCCAGTATGTTTTATGATTTCGGATTAGGTAAGGCGTCCTATGAATGTTCCGAGGGGACGATAGAAGGGAAAATAACCTTAAAACGTCAATATAAAATAACCAACGGTTCTATGCAGTATATGTTTAATTCTGATTTAAAAATAGATGATGAAGTTTTACAGGAAATACTGGGTAAAAGTGTTGATGATAAGATGCATACCATTATCAATAGCATTCAGCGTGAACAAAATCAAATCATCCGCGATGCAAACCATCGAGCACTTTTCGTGGAAGGTCCGGCAGGTAGCGGAAAAACTTCTGTAGCCTTACATCGTATTGCTTTCTTGCTCTATCGTGATCGGAATATTCTCAATGAAAAAAATGTTTTAATCCTTTCTCCTAACCACTTATTTAGTGATTATATTTCAAATGTGTTACCAGAAATGGGAGAAGAAAATGTACTGCGCAAGACCTTTTATGACTGTGCCTTAGAATCCATAGCTCAGCTGCCTATAAAACTTGAAACTCGCACTTTTCATTTAGAAACCGTATTATCAAATGGGAGCGGTCCAGAACAAGCGCTGCGTGCAGACAACATCCGTTTTAAGTCGTCACGTAATTTTGAGCGGATCATTGAGGAGTATATAGAATGGATGCAGTCCAACCTAGTGAATGATTATCCAGCCATTGAGTTCGGCGGGCAAACCATCTTTGCCAAGGAAGAGTGGAAACACTATTACTTGGGAAATCTTGCGAGTATGCCAGTAATTGTTCGCCTAGAAAAGATAAAACAAGTCATCGAAGATAGAATGCGCCCATTTTTCAAGAAAGTCCGTAAGGAAAAAGAAGCACAGATCGTAGCTAAGGCAGAAGAAGTTGACGAAAATACAATCAAAGCCCTTGCAAGGATAGCTGCTAGGGAAGAATTTAATTCCTTTTATGAGAAACTTAATAGATTGACTAAAATAATCCCTTTATCCGAGTATCGTCGTCTATTTAAAGGTAGCTGGCTTTTTGCTCGGTCCGAATCCAAGGCTGATTTTCCTAGAGAATGGCAAGCCATTCAAAAACAAACCCTTACTTATATCAACAACGGTACTCTTCCTTACGAAGACATTCCTGGGTTTATATACTTTCAAGGCGCATTGCAAGGTTTCCCTGTAAATCGAGATATAAAGCACTTGATCATCGATGAGGCACAAGATTATACTAGGCTCCAATTCAAAATATTGGTGACTCTCTTTCCTAACTCTACATGGACAGTGGTTGGAGATCCTGCTCAATCTGTGCATCCATTCTTAAATACGGCAAGTTTTAAAGATATGAGCGAAATCATTGGTACGGACAAATCCATTGCCTTTCGGCTGACTCGCAGTTATCGTTCGACGAAAGAAATTCAAGCTTTTTGTCAGGCCATCCTCTCTGATCCAGTAACCGTAGAAGCCATCAATCGTTCAGGAAAATTACCCTCTATCACTCAGATTGAGAAACTTCAAGAATTGGTTCCGAATCTAGTGCATGCGATAGATAATATCCAACAGGAAGGTTTGCGTTCAATCGCGATTATTTGTAAAAATACCTATCAATCTAAAAAAATCTTTTCTGATCTTAAGGAACATGTAGATCTTACTCTTGTCATTGATGAAGATGACGCTTTCCATCAAGGAATCGTTGTCATTCCTTCTTATTTAGCCAAAGGGTTAGAATTTGATGCGGTATTGGTTACTAATGTTGATGCTATTAACTACAGTCATAAGGAAGAACGTAATATTCTATATACAATTTGTACACGAACACTGCATCATCTAAGCCTTTTTTACTTAGGTAATCCTTCTCCATTCCTTAGAGAAATGGATGAGAATCTATATGAAATTTTACCAAGTCATAAATAA
- a CDS encoding aspartate aminotransferase family protein codes for MSHVFYRNVNKTYLEVDRGEGIYLYDKEGKKYIDACSGAAVSNLGHAHPRIIDAMVKQAQKVAFSHLSRWTSTPIQELANLIADLAPGSLSKLYLVSGGSEATESALKMARQYYMERDGKTGKYRIISRWKSFHGNTIGSLSMTGDKRRGKYTPLLLNFPHIAPAYCYRCPFGKCQETCNVDCALDLERTLKMEGADHVAAFIAESVGGAACGAIVPHKDYFKIIREICDHYDILFIADEVMAGFGRTGSMFSIEDWGVVPDLICAAKGMSAGYSPLGAVIAKVEIYNAFKQGSGVFVHGHTYGGNPLSAAVALAVVQTLVENKLVENSRIVGEYLLSQLKEKLLPFSYVGDVRGKGLMLGVEIVRDKARKEPFPVKMGMAEKLTNTLLKHGVIVYPGNGNADGVNGDQFLLAPPLIITKDQADELIEGMVAGFIEFDKNIETVK; via the coding sequence ATGAGTCATGTATTTTATCGTAATGTAAATAAAACGTATCTTGAGGTGGACCGCGGAGAAGGGATTTATCTGTATGACAAAGAGGGCAAGAAGTATATTGATGCTTGCTCAGGTGCGGCTGTATCCAACTTAGGTCACGCTCATCCACGGATTATCGATGCCATGGTAAAACAGGCTCAGAAAGTGGCTTTTAGTCATTTATCCCGCTGGACATCTACGCCGATACAGGAATTGGCGAACTTGATCGCAGATTTAGCACCTGGTTCCTTGAGTAAGTTATATTTGGTATCTGGTGGTTCAGAAGCGACAGAATCAGCACTAAAGATGGCACGACAGTATTATATGGAGCGAGATGGCAAAACAGGGAAATATCGCATTATTTCTCGTTGGAAGAGTTTTCATGGCAATACCATTGGATCCTTGTCTATGACGGGTGATAAAAGGCGTGGAAAATATACACCACTACTCTTGAATTTTCCTCATATTGCGCCGGCATACTGTTATCGTTGCCCTTTTGGTAAATGCCAAGAGACTTGCAATGTGGATTGTGCTCTTGATTTGGAACGGACGCTTAAAATGGAAGGAGCGGATCATGTTGCTGCCTTTATTGCAGAATCTGTAGGTGGCGCAGCCTGTGGTGCTATTGTTCCCCATAAGGATTATTTTAAAATCATTCGAGAAATTTGTGATCATTATGATATTTTGTTTATTGCTGATGAAGTAATGGCTGGTTTTGGACGGACAGGCTCTATGTTTAGTATTGAAGATTGGGGAGTTGTACCGGATCTGATTTGTGCCGCAAAGGGTATGAGTGCTGGATATTCTCCCTTAGGTGCTGTCATTGCAAAAGTAGAAATTTACAATGCTTTTAAGCAAGGTTCAGGTGTATTTGTTCATGGACATACCTATGGTGGAAATCCTTTATCAGCAGCGGTTGCGTTAGCAGTAGTTCAAACTTTGGTAGAAAATAAATTGGTAGAAAACTCCCGTATTGTTGGAGAATATTTACTGTCACAATTAAAGGAAAAATTATTGCCCTTCTCTTATGTGGGAGATGTGCGGGGTAAGGGATTGATGCTTGGTGTGGAAATTGTAAGGGATAAAGCAAGAAAAGAACCTTTCCCCGTTAAAATGGGTATGGCAGAAAAACTAACAAATACATTACTGAAGCATGGGGTAATTGTATATCCTGGTAATGGTAATGCCGATGGAGTAAATGGGGATCAGTTCCTTCTTGCGCCACCGCTGATTATCACGAAAGACCAAGCAGACGAATTAATCGAAGGCATGGTGGCTGGATTTATAGAATTTGATAAAAATATCGAAACAGTGAAATAA
- a CDS encoding LysR family transcriptional regulator codes for MELRQLQIFCAAAQTLNFTKAGLKLGYAQSNITGQIRQLEEELQVKLFERLGRGIQLTNEGKIFLQNATNILALCEKAKEELSPQVFRGTINIGAAETLCVYRLPQILTEYRKRYPLVEIRVKTESCENLYELIKGNHIDIAMVLTDRIKPHDMAVQTLHDECMTLVASPLHRLTKKKSINPSDFSDECLILTSPGCGYRPLILSVFKKHEVKPESMMELTSVGAIKECTICGLGVAILPKISVKDELERGKLIELDWTGPKFDVKTQLIYHHEKWLTPALKAFRELCSSMTK; via the coding sequence GTGGAATTACGCCAACTGCAGATTTTTTGTGCTGCCGCCCAAACATTAAACTTTACAAAAGCCGGTTTAAAATTAGGCTATGCTCAATCCAATATAACAGGGCAAATTCGCCAGTTAGAGGAAGAATTGCAAGTAAAGTTATTCGAACGTTTGGGGCGAGGGATTCAACTAACGAACGAAGGGAAAATCTTCTTACAAAATGCAACAAACATATTAGCATTATGTGAAAAAGCGAAAGAAGAATTATCACCGCAAGTTTTCCGCGGAACAATCAATATTGGAGCTGCTGAGACACTTTGTGTATATCGTCTTCCTCAAATATTGACTGAATACCGTAAACGATACCCCCTTGTTGAAATCCGCGTCAAAACAGAAAGTTGCGAAAATCTTTATGAATTAATCAAAGGTAATCATATTGATATCGCCATGGTACTCACTGATAGGATTAAACCCCATGATATGGCAGTACAAACACTCCATGATGAATGCATGACACTTGTAGCAAGCCCCCTTCATAGACTAACGAAAAAGAAAAGCATCAATCCCAGTGATTTTTCTGATGAATGCCTAATCCTTACATCCCCAGGTTGCGGATATCGGCCTCTCATTCTCTCTGTCTTTAAAAAGCATGAGGTAAAACCAGAATCGATGATGGAACTCACCAGTGTAGGAGCAATAAAAGAATGTACGATTTGTGGATTGGGAGTTGCTATTTTACCGAAAATCTCTGTTAAAGATGAATTGGAAAGAGGAAAACTAATCGAACTGGATTGGACAGGACCCAAGTTCGATGTAAAAACTCAATTAATCTATCATCATGAAAAATGGCTAACACCTGCCTTGAAGGCTTTTCGGGAGCTTTGTAGCTCTATGACAAAATGA
- a CDS encoding TldD/PmbA family protein — protein sequence MLSQGVIEKVLNAAGETGGDFAEIFVEDKTSSSLTMIGGILEKAVSGRDFGVGIRIFKGCFSVYAYTNDASEANLIKVAQSAAQAMNGQRQNSIIDLRKNIIKNVHEIKIMPNSISKKQKITWMRRAHEGAMGYDPVITQTNISFSDYVQNVLIANTEGTYVEDIRSRNRLGISAMATAASEKETGFVGPGYFGGLEYMEQLDIEAYAREAARSAKTIINAGFAPSGKFPVIINNGFGGVLFHEACGHGLEATSVAYKTSVFAEKLGQLVASPLVTAYDDGTIPNVWGSLNIDDEGMPTKRNLLIENGVLKGYLIDKLGSRKMSMAPTGSGRRESYRYAPTSRMNNTYIAAGESTPEEIIQSTEFGIFAKYMGGGSVNTATGDYNFNVREGYMIRQGKIAEAIKGATLIGNGMSTLQKIDRVGNNLKHEIGMCGASSGTVPVTVGQPMVRISELTVGGRKEE from the coding sequence TTGTTATCTCAAGGAGTAATTGAAAAAGTGCTGAATGCTGCTGGCGAAACGGGCGGGGATTTTGCTGAAATCTTTGTAGAGGACAAAACCAGTAGTTCGTTAACCATGATTGGTGGTATCTTGGAAAAAGCAGTATCAGGGCGTGATTTTGGCGTAGGTATTCGTATCTTTAAAGGTTGTTTTTCAGTTTATGCCTATACAAATGATGCAAGTGAAGCTAACTTAATCAAGGTTGCTCAGAGTGCGGCGCAAGCAATGAATGGGCAACGACAAAATAGCATAATCGATTTACGTAAAAATATTATCAAAAATGTCCATGAAATAAAAATAATGCCCAATAGTATTAGCAAAAAACAAAAAATTACTTGGATGCGTAGGGCTCATGAAGGAGCAATGGGCTATGATCCAGTGATTACCCAGACGAACATTTCTTTTTCCGATTATGTACAAAATGTATTAATCGCCAATACGGAGGGCACTTATGTGGAAGATATTCGCAGCCGCAATCGTTTGGGAATTAGTGCGATGGCAACAGCTGCCTCGGAAAAGGAAACGGGGTTTGTAGGACCTGGCTATTTTGGTGGTTTAGAATATATGGAACAGCTAGATATAGAGGCATATGCCCGCGAAGCTGCCCGCAGCGCTAAGACTATAATTAACGCTGGCTTTGCTCCATCTGGAAAGTTTCCTGTTATTATTAATAATGGTTTTGGTGGTGTTCTCTTCCATGAAGCATGTGGTCATGGTTTGGAAGCAACGAGTGTTGCTTATAAGACTTCTGTCTTTGCCGAAAAATTAGGACAACTGGTTGCATCTCCCCTTGTCACGGCTTATGACGACGGGACGATACCAAATGTCTGGGGTTCTTTAAATATAGATGATGAGGGCATGCCTACAAAGAGAAACCTATTGATTGAAAATGGAGTTTTAAAGGGTTATCTTATTGATAAGCTAGGTAGCCGTAAAATGTCAATGGCGCCAACAGGGTCTGGACGTCGAGAATCGTACCGTTATGCCCCCACATCTAGAATGAATAATACCTACATTGCAGCAGGGGAATCCACTCCAGAAGAGATTATTCAAAGTACCGAGTTTGGGATCTTTGCAAAATATATGGGGGGCGGTTCCGTCAATACTGCCACTGGTGATTATAATTTTAACGTACGGGAAGGATATATGATTCGGCAAGGGAAAATTGCCGAGGCGATAAAAGGAGCTACATTAATTGGTAATGGAATGAGTACCTTACAAAAAATCGATCGAGTAGGTAATAACCTAAAACATGAAATTGGCATGTGCGGGGCAAGTAGTGGTACCGTTCCTGTCACAGTAGGGCAACCAATGGTAAGGATATCAGAGCTAACTGTAGGTGGAAGAAAGGAGGAATAA
- a CDS encoding 3-keto-5-aminohexanoate cleavage protein gives MEKLIITIAPTGNVPTKEMTPHVPLTPEEIVKDIIACYEKGAAVAHIHGRDEEGIPTCDVKYFEKTVRLLDEAGCPIVKQISTGARAGKSGEARAEALGLNPLSASLSSGSSNFPTSINANEPKLVEYLAKTMLEKNIKPEIEVFDVAMIHNAVRLQTEGLIKGPLLFNFVLGVKGSLPATPKNLFFLFESLPPNAVWSVSIIGPQHVNLSVMAMALGGHVRVGIEDNVYYSKGIKATNVALVGRIAGIAQSMGRELATPQDVKKIWGIE, from the coding sequence ATGGAAAAACTTATTATCACAATCGCACCGACGGGCAATGTACCAACGAAGGAAATGACTCCTCATGTTCCTCTGACGCCAGAAGAAATTGTTAAGGATATAATTGCTTGTTATGAAAAGGGGGCTGCTGTAGCCCATATTCATGGGAGGGATGAAGAGGGAATCCCAACTTGTGATGTAAAATATTTTGAGAAAACTGTTCGGTTGCTTGATGAGGCTGGATGTCCCATTGTAAAACAAATTTCTACTGGCGCAAGGGCTGGGAAATCAGGGGAAGCGAGAGCAGAAGCCCTAGGATTAAATCCACTTTCTGCTAGTCTGTCATCTGGGTCATCTAATTTTCCTACAAGCATTAATGCGAATGAGCCAAAGCTTGTAGAGTATCTGGCAAAAACTATGCTTGAAAAAAATATTAAACCAGAAATAGAAGTATTCGATGTAGCTATGATTCACAATGCTGTTCGTTTGCAAACGGAAGGCTTGATCAAAGGACCTTTACTATTTAATTTCGTATTAGGAGTAAAAGGCTCTTTACCAGCGACCCCCAAGAATTTATTTTTTCTTTTTGAAAGTTTACCGCCCAATGCAGTTTGGAGTGTTTCCATCATTGGCCCTCAGCATGTAAATCTATCCGTTATGGCTATGGCATTAGGAGGCCATGTGCGTGTAGGCATTGAAGATAACGTATATTATAGTAAGGGTATTAAAGCAACAAACGTGGCGTTGGTAGGGAGAATTGCTGGCATTGCACAAAGTATGGGAAGAGAACTAGCTACTCCTCAAGATGTTAAAAAGATATGGGGGATAGAGTAA
- a CDS encoding metallophosphoesterase family protein, protein MIRKALKLFTTRKAIVGAAILAVILAFWFLPPSLVVLPRNVALTFMEEPSTTQTITWQTGQYSIGSQVEYAKVADNLHSVRTGTTQQVATDRGLITVHSVQLTELEPATRYQYRVGDGLFWSPYHTFTTAPAKVESFRFLLLGDSQGDSYELWKRTLKTAYERNSDVAFMMNVGDLVDIGLSYDQWNDWFQAGQGVIDTIPIMPVMGNHETYTTEWKIDKPLLYTGLFRLPSNGPNNLKGKVYSFDYGDVHFSILDSQLQEEAEWIPDMLASQQEWLKKDLAATKKRWKLVFIHRPVHHNRPSDGDEDLRDAFTPLFERYHVDVVFSGHDHVYARSYPMAGDKWTDEKGDGPVYITTGRSGKKTFGRALRKNWNAVYYNPMEQPNYLTVAVSNHSLKIEAFELNGELIDTWEKTAD, encoded by the coding sequence ATGATACGAAAGGCACTAAAGTTATTTACTACACGAAAGGCTATAGTGGGAGCCGCTATTTTGGCTGTAATATTGGCCTTCTGGTTTTTGCCGCCTAGCTTGGTGGTTTTGCCACGAAATGTGGCCCTTACTTTTATGGAGGAACCATCCACAACACAGACGATTACTTGGCAGACAGGGCAATATAGCATTGGTAGTCAGGTAGAGTATGCAAAGGTAGCAGATAATTTACACTCAGTCAGGACGGGTACAACGCAGCAGGTGGCGACTGATCGCGGCTTGATTACGGTTCATTCGGTACAGTTGACTGAACTTGAACCAGCCACTCGTTATCAGTATCGAGTTGGTGATGGATTATTTTGGAGCCCATATCATACCTTTACCACAGCGCCAGCTAAGGTAGAATCCTTTCGTTTTTTGCTGCTTGGCGATTCCCAGGGAGATTCTTATGAGTTATGGAAACGTACTCTAAAGACTGCCTATGAAAGAAATTCGGATGTTGCCTTCATGATGAATGTCGGAGACTTAGTTGATATTGGCCTTTCTTATGATCAATGGAACGATTGGTTCCAAGCTGGTCAAGGTGTGATCGATACCATTCCAATTATGCCAGTGATGGGCAATCATGAAACCTATACAACAGAGTGGAAAATTGACAAACCCCTTCTTTATACAGGACTATTTCGACTTCCTAGTAATGGGCCAAATAATTTAAAAGGTAAAGTATATTCTTTTGATTACGGCGATGTTCACTTCAGTATCCTCGATAGTCAATTGCAGGAAGAGGCGGAGTGGATACCAGACATGTTGGCTTCTCAACAAGAGTGGTTAAAAAAAGATTTAGCTGCAACAAAAAAACGCTGGAAGCTAGTTTTTATTCATCGCCCAGTACACCATAATCGCCCTTCCGATGGGGATGAAGATCTACGTGATGCCTTCACACCGCTGTTTGAACGCTATCATGTAGATGTAGTATTCTCTGGACATGACCACGTATATGCTCGTTCTTATCCCATGGCAGGTGATAAATGGACGGATGAAAAGGGGGATGGCCCAGTGTATATTACGACTGGGCGAAGCGGTAAAAAAACCTTTGGCCGCGCCCTGCGAAAGAATTGGAATGCGGTATATTATAATCCTATGGAACAACCAAACTATTTGACAGTAGCGGTAAGTAACCACAGTCTGAAGATAGAAGCCTTCGAGCTCAATGGAGAACTTATTGATACATGGGAGAAAACGGCTGATTAA
- a CDS encoding EamA family transporter: MQRRDLMIGLIVITVWGLNFIAIKLGLQDTPPFLLGALRFLLACIPAIFFLPKPPVSWSWLIALGLSINVGQFAFLFLGMKVGMPAGLASLVLQSQAFFTLFVAVTWIGERWQWNHLVGLILSACGMAVIGLQQGGTMTLAGFALTLAAAACWGTGNVIMRRATQGVPPFSMLSLVVWAGAVAIIPLALLSWFLEGYDAWLIAFRSPTLTTIGSLVYLSFLATLVGYGFWGKLLSRYPAALVSPLALLVPLVGMSSSALFLGESLSIMQSVGALLVMLGLAVHVLGQRWNCKKPVLK; this comes from the coding sequence ATGCAGAGACGAGATTTAATGATTGGCTTGATTGTCATTACTGTTTGGGGGCTTAACTTCATTGCTATCAAATTAGGTTTGCAGGATACACCGCCTTTTTTACTGGGTGCTTTACGGTTCCTTTTAGCCTGCATTCCTGCTATTTTTTTCCTGCCAAAACCACCCGTGTCTTGGTCTTGGCTCATCGCCTTAGGTCTATCGATTAATGTAGGACAGTTTGCTTTTCTCTTTTTAGGTATGAAGGTTGGTATGCCAGCTGGCTTAGCATCCTTAGTATTACAATCCCAAGCCTTCTTCACTTTATTTGTAGCGGTTACCTGGATTGGTGAAAGGTGGCAATGGAATCACTTAGTCGGCCTTATACTTTCCGCTTGTGGTATGGCTGTTATTGGCCTGCAGCAAGGAGGCACTATGACTCTTGCTGGCTTTGCTTTGACCTTGGCGGCGGCAGCCTGTTGGGGGACTGGTAATGTCATAATGCGCCGTGCTACCCAAGGTGTTCCACCTTTTTCTATGTTGTCCTTAGTTGTCTGGGCTGGTGCAGTGGCTATTATACCCTTAGCGCTGCTTTCGTGGTTCTTAGAAGGCTATGACGCTTGGTTAATCGCCTTCCGATCTCCTACCCTAACTACAATTGGTTCACTGGTATACCTATCTTTTCTTGCAACGTTAGTCGGCTATGGTTTCTGGGGTAAGTTATTATCACGTTATCCAGCAGCTCTTGTCTCCCCCCTAGCCCTCTTAGTGCCATTAGTAGGGATGAGTAGTTCTGCACTGTTTTTAGGTGAATCCCTATCGATTATGCAAAGTGTAGGTGCACTACTCGTTATGCTTGGCCTGGCAGTTCATGTGCTTGGACAGCGTTGGAACTGTAAGAAACCCGTTCTGAAATAG
- a CDS encoding TldD/PmbA family protein codes for MDIHNFQKTLFEKGQKSGFNDMEIFYSAKKSTTVKVLEQEIKDYVITEQGGISFRGIYQNKMGYSYTEKLDEKSVAFLIDEAMNNAGIMESDDQEELFAGADFYEKLNRYSKSVANVTPQELIGIAFDMEKAALAADSLVKKVIQCATAKTEGETLIANTKGLHCQSKYTNLSAGIYLMASDGQQTATGGEYDFTWNDVTKINGKEIAEKAAQEAVAKLGADSIMTGNYPIIFRYDTATQLLDSFIGNFSGEAVEKGFSRLQGKLGEKVAGDNITIIDDPLEEDAPGAASFDAEGYPTKRLELIKAGTLRSFLHNRKTGKKAGAESTGHAAKDGYSGVVSVGPHNVYLQPGGASFGDLIEKIDNGILIVELQGTNAGINAISGDFSLSAIGFIIENGRLGRPINQITVSGNFYELLNNIEDIADDLQIKSTVSSPSIKVKSLTVAGK; via the coding sequence TTGGATATACATAACTTTCAAAAAACATTATTTGAAAAAGGACAGAAAAGTGGCTTTAATGATATGGAGATTTTTTACTCTGCTAAGAAATCCACTACTGTAAAGGTCTTAGAGCAAGAGATTAAAGATTATGTGATAACAGAACAAGGAGGGATTTCTTTTCGCGGGATCTATCAAAACAAGATGGGATATTCCTACACAGAGAAGCTGGATGAAAAATCCGTTGCTTTTTTAATTGATGAAGCAATGAATAATGCAGGGATTATGGAAAGTGATGATCAAGAAGAATTATTTGCAGGTGCTGATTTTTATGAGAAGCTCAATCGATATTCAAAATCGGTAGCCAACGTTACGCCCCAAGAACTTATTGGGATCGCTTTTGATATGGAAAAGGCAGCATTAGCAGCAGATTCATTAGTAAAAAAGGTAATACAATGTGCTACAGCAAAAACAGAGGGCGAAACTCTGATTGCCAATACCAAAGGGCTGCATTGTCAATCAAAATATACCAATCTTTCTGCAGGCATTTATCTTATGGCAAGTGATGGGCAGCAAACAGCAACAGGTGGGGAATATGACTTCACATGGAATGATGTTACCAAAATAAATGGTAAAGAAATTGCAGAGAAGGCTGCTCAAGAAGCCGTCGCTAAATTAGGAGCAGATTCTATTATGACAGGAAATTATCCAATTATTTTTCGTTATGATACGGCCACCCAATTGCTTGACTCTTTTATTGGGAATTTTTCTGGTGAAGCAGTAGAAAAGGGATTTTCACGATTGCAAGGTAAGTTAGGGGAAAAAGTCGCTGGTGATAATATCACAATCATTGATGATCCTTTAGAAGAAGATGCACCTGGTGCAGCAAGCTTTGATGCTGAGGGGTATCCAACAAAAAGACTTGAATTGATTAAAGCAGGTACACTACGAAGTTTTTTACATAATCGGAAAACAGGAAAAAAAGCGGGAGCCGAGTCTACAGGACATGCAGCAAAAGATGGGTATAGTGGCGTGGTATCGGTAGGACCTCATAATGTATATTTGCAGCCAGGAGGGGCATCCTTTGGTGATCTCATAGAAAAAATAGACAATGGTATTCTCATAGTAGAACTGCAAGGCACGAATGCAGGCATTAATGCCATATCGGGTGATTTTTCCCTCTCCGCAATTGGCTTTATTATTGAAAACGGCAGATTAGGCCGTCCGATTAATCAGATAACCGTGTCAGGTAATTTTTATGAACTGTTAAACAATATAGAAGACATTGCAGATGATTTACAGATTAAAAGTACCGTATCATCTCCATCTATTAAAGTGAAGTCATTAACAGTAGCAGGAAAGTAA